One genomic segment of Chelonia mydas isolate rCheMyd1 chromosome 1, rCheMyd1.pri.v2, whole genome shotgun sequence includes these proteins:
- the NOBOX gene encoding homeobox protein NOBOX isoform X1, whose amino-acid sequence MAGAGEQPLRGSVGEEEQQEQGGEASPLSTKHFIADVAHGPGNSLLSTFHTVIVKDESESILEAGCGADPLKEEEEDENYCMVQVGGSPNLHPPALDCQPGSILETRDGADSVKEEDGGGNYCMVHVSGSPTLHPPALDCQLNYATMCGSLPAFFGNMNSVPQVPGAEFTQEIPDQSQERAEGYYPDSTEKETKKQKISGSSGMCSPKTSSVAPGDFYSLAQLQDVNLNLGHATRRSARCAAASTAGQQSYRVSSFQESGGGQDVAKEKKVPPENPEEQGALPPVRKKTRTFYSAEQLEELERMFQEDHYPDNEKRREIAAAVGVTPQRIMVWFQNRRAKWRKLEKLTVKGSKKCTASTTLSIPSGASTYGPSLLPMPTLPDIIHDQSAMLNMDTTVGNYPSMLSGHPAPLVCSSVSSVTGVVTCCEAGQTKALSQGSFGSSRMECFPTIPSPPPIRRASLPLNMTFNPNNHIVPLMLDTPNSECSPSSQESSSREVLTYSFQSQGVSSPTSCNYPEQLEPTANLETPYYHYSNQPGTYQLPQYPTQHQLSQFHHLPVPLASNVLPSVRLTPTTPSESNSAFFTLAGNSGVVTYGAAGASRGYLQHHLGGQILLQQPAGTSGGITAYQAVPWNEFYMQGRPFSNQLCARMQFSSTAAGRYSTEQAPYIQNPGMMQPTPCFLQLPKGATSGSVVFTEKQRAMPAPDQTSYQNHQLQIAPAEREDPESSSNATKEEESAADDKEENTN is encoded by the exons atggcgggggcgggggagcagccgCTGCGGGGCTCGG TAGGTGAGGAGGAGCAGCAAGAACAAGGAGGGGAGGCATCACCGCTGAGCACTAAGCACTTCATTGCGGATGTGGCACATGGCCCAGGGAACAGCTTGCTATCTACTTTCCACACCGTGATTGTAAAAGATGAGTCTGAGAGTATCCTTGAAGCAGGATGTGGTGCTGATCCCttaaaggaagaggaggaagatgaaaaCTACTGCATGGTGCAGGTGGGAGGCTCACCCAACCTGCACCCACCAGCCCTAGACTGCCAGCCTGGGAGCATCCTGGAAACAAGAGATGGTGCTGACTCTGTAAAGGAGGAAGATGGAGGTGGAAACTACTGCATGGTGCATGTGTCTGGGTCACCCACCCTGCACCCACCAGCTCTGGACTGCCAGCTCAACTATGCCACAATGTGTGGGTCACTGCCAGCTTTCTTTGGCAACATGAACTCTGTGCCCCAAGTCCCCGGAGCTGAGTTTACCCAGGAGATCCCAGATCAGTCACAGGAAAGAGCTGAGGGATATTACCCTGATAGCACAGAAAAGGAgaccaagaaacaaaaaatcagtgGCAGCAGTGGAATGTGCTCCCCAAAGACATCCAGTGTTGCTCCCGGGGACTTTTACAGCCTGGCACAGCTCCAGGATGTGAATCTGAATCTTGGTCATGCTACTCGCAGATCAGCCCGGTGTGCGGCAGCCAGCACTGCAGGTCAGCAGTCCTACAGGGTGTCATCATTCCAGGAATCTGGAGGTGGTCAGGATGTGGCCAAGGAGAAAAAAGTGCCACCAGAGAACCCAGAAGAGCAGGGAGCTCTGCCACCTGTCCGAAAGAAAACACGCACCTTCTACAGTGCAG AGCAGCTAGAGGAATTGGAGAGGATGTTCCAGGAAGACCATTATCCTGACAATGAGAAGAGGCGAGAGATCGCTGCTGCCGTTGGTGTAACACCACAGCGCATCATG GTCTGGTTTCAGAATCGCAGAGCAAAGTGGCGAAAATTGGAGAAACTGACTGTGAAAGGGAGCAAGAAATGCACAGCATCAACAACTCTGTCCATTCCTTCAGGAGCAAGCACTTATGG GCCATCACTCCTGCCTATGCCTACACTGCCTGACATCATTCATGACCAGTCTGCCATGCTCAACATGGATACCACAGTTGGGAACTATCCCAGCATGCTCAGTGGGCATCCTGCGCCGCTCGTCTGCTCATCAG TCTCTTCGGTAACTGGAGTGGTGACGTGTTGTGAGGCAGGTCAGACAAAGGCACTATCCCAGGGCAGCTTCGGTTCCAGCAGGATGGAGTGCTTCCCCACAATTCCCAGCCCTCCACCCATTCGTAGGGCCAGCCTTCCGCTCAATATGACCTTCAACCCAAACAATCATATTGTTCCATTGATGCTGGACACTCCCAACAGTGAATGTAGCCCATCCAGTCAGGAAAGCAGCTCCAGGGAGGTCCTCACGTACAGCTTCCAGAGTCAAGG TGTCAGCTCACCAACCTCATGCAATTACCCTGAACAGCTGGAGCCCACAGCCAATCTAGAGACCCCATATTATCACTACAGTAACCAGCCTGGAACCTACCAGCTGCCCCAGTACCCCACGCAGCACCAGCTCTCCCAGTTCCACCATCTTCCAGTCCCCCTTGCCAGCAATGTGCTGCCCAGTGTCCGCCTTACACCTACTACACCCAGTGAATCCAATTCAGCTTTCTTCACCTTGGCTGGCAATAGTGGGGTTGTGACCTACGGAGCGGCAGGTGCCTCACGAGGGTATTTACAGCATCACCTAGGGGGACAGATCCTGTTACAGCAGCCTGCTGGGACCTCAG GAGGTATCACTGCCTACCAGGCTGTCCCCTGGAATGAATTCTACATGCAGGGACGTCCATTCTCCAATCAGCTTTGCGCTCGAATGCAGTTTTCCAGCACTGCAGCAGGACGTTACTCCACAGAGCAGGCTCCCTATATTCAGAACCCTGGTATGATGCAGCCCACTCCCTGTTTCCTCCAGCTGCCCAAAGGGGCAACATCAGGATCTGTGGTATTTACTGAAAAACAAAGGGCAATGCCAGCACCAGACCAGACTTCATATCAGAACCACCAACTGCAGATCGCACCAGCTGAAAGAGAGgacccagagagcagcagcaatgCCACCAAGGAGGAGGAAAGTGCTGCTG ATGACAAAGAAGAGAATACGAATTGA
- the NOBOX gene encoding homeobox protein NOBOX isoform X2 — MVQVGGSPNLHPPALDCQPGSILETRDGADSVKEEDGGGNYCMVHVSGSPTLHPPALDCQLNYATMCGSLPAFFGNMNSVPQVPGAEFTQEIPDQSQERAEGYYPDSTEKETKKQKISGSSGMCSPKTSSVAPGDFYSLAQLQDVNLNLGHATRRSARCAAASTAGQQSYRVSSFQESGGGQDVAKEKKVPPENPEEQGALPPVRKKTRTFYSAEQLEELERMFQEDHYPDNEKRREIAAAVGVTPQRIMVWFQNRRAKWRKLEKLTVKGSKKCTASTTLSIPSGASTYGPSLLPMPTLPDIIHDQSAMLNMDTTVGNYPSMLSGHPAPLVCSSVSSVTGVVTCCEAGQTKALSQGSFGSSRMECFPTIPSPPPIRRASLPLNMTFNPNNHIVPLMLDTPNSECSPSSQESSSREVLTYSFQSQGVSSPTSCNYPEQLEPTANLETPYYHYSNQPGTYQLPQYPTQHQLSQFHHLPVPLASNVLPSVRLTPTTPSESNSAFFTLAGNSGVVTYGAAGASRGYLQHHLGGQILLQQPAGTSGGITAYQAVPWNEFYMQGRPFSNQLCARMQFSSTAAGRYSTEQAPYIQNPGMMQPTPCFLQLPKGATSGSVVFTEKQRAMPAPDQTSYQNHQLQIAPAEREDPESSSNATKEEESAADDKEENTN; from the exons ATGGTGCAGGTGGGAGGCTCACCCAACCTGCACCCACCAGCCCTAGACTGCCAGCCTGGGAGCATCCTGGAAACAAGAGATGGTGCTGACTCTGTAAAGGAGGAAGATGGAGGTGGAAACTACTGCATGGTGCATGTGTCTGGGTCACCCACCCTGCACCCACCAGCTCTGGACTGCCAGCTCAACTATGCCACAATGTGTGGGTCACTGCCAGCTTTCTTTGGCAACATGAACTCTGTGCCCCAAGTCCCCGGAGCTGAGTTTACCCAGGAGATCCCAGATCAGTCACAGGAAAGAGCTGAGGGATATTACCCTGATAGCACAGAAAAGGAgaccaagaaacaaaaaatcagtgGCAGCAGTGGAATGTGCTCCCCAAAGACATCCAGTGTTGCTCCCGGGGACTTTTACAGCCTGGCACAGCTCCAGGATGTGAATCTGAATCTTGGTCATGCTACTCGCAGATCAGCCCGGTGTGCGGCAGCCAGCACTGCAGGTCAGCAGTCCTACAGGGTGTCATCATTCCAGGAATCTGGAGGTGGTCAGGATGTGGCCAAGGAGAAAAAAGTGCCACCAGAGAACCCAGAAGAGCAGGGAGCTCTGCCACCTGTCCGAAAGAAAACACGCACCTTCTACAGTGCAG AGCAGCTAGAGGAATTGGAGAGGATGTTCCAGGAAGACCATTATCCTGACAATGAGAAGAGGCGAGAGATCGCTGCTGCCGTTGGTGTAACACCACAGCGCATCATG GTCTGGTTTCAGAATCGCAGAGCAAAGTGGCGAAAATTGGAGAAACTGACTGTGAAAGGGAGCAAGAAATGCACAGCATCAACAACTCTGTCCATTCCTTCAGGAGCAAGCACTTATGG GCCATCACTCCTGCCTATGCCTACACTGCCTGACATCATTCATGACCAGTCTGCCATGCTCAACATGGATACCACAGTTGGGAACTATCCCAGCATGCTCAGTGGGCATCCTGCGCCGCTCGTCTGCTCATCAG TCTCTTCGGTAACTGGAGTGGTGACGTGTTGTGAGGCAGGTCAGACAAAGGCACTATCCCAGGGCAGCTTCGGTTCCAGCAGGATGGAGTGCTTCCCCACAATTCCCAGCCCTCCACCCATTCGTAGGGCCAGCCTTCCGCTCAATATGACCTTCAACCCAAACAATCATATTGTTCCATTGATGCTGGACACTCCCAACAGTGAATGTAGCCCATCCAGTCAGGAAAGCAGCTCCAGGGAGGTCCTCACGTACAGCTTCCAGAGTCAAGG TGTCAGCTCACCAACCTCATGCAATTACCCTGAACAGCTGGAGCCCACAGCCAATCTAGAGACCCCATATTATCACTACAGTAACCAGCCTGGAACCTACCAGCTGCCCCAGTACCCCACGCAGCACCAGCTCTCCCAGTTCCACCATCTTCCAGTCCCCCTTGCCAGCAATGTGCTGCCCAGTGTCCGCCTTACACCTACTACACCCAGTGAATCCAATTCAGCTTTCTTCACCTTGGCTGGCAATAGTGGGGTTGTGACCTACGGAGCGGCAGGTGCCTCACGAGGGTATTTACAGCATCACCTAGGGGGACAGATCCTGTTACAGCAGCCTGCTGGGACCTCAG GAGGTATCACTGCCTACCAGGCTGTCCCCTGGAATGAATTCTACATGCAGGGACGTCCATTCTCCAATCAGCTTTGCGCTCGAATGCAGTTTTCCAGCACTGCAGCAGGACGTTACTCCACAGAGCAGGCTCCCTATATTCAGAACCCTGGTATGATGCAGCCCACTCCCTGTTTCCTCCAGCTGCCCAAAGGGGCAACATCAGGATCTGTGGTATTTACTGAAAAACAAAGGGCAATGCCAGCACCAGACCAGACTTCATATCAGAACCACCAACTGCAGATCGCACCAGCTGAAAGAGAGgacccagagagcagcagcaatgCCACCAAGGAGGAGGAAAGTGCTGCTG ATGACAAAGAAGAGAATACGAATTGA